A genomic region of Streptosporangium lutulentum contains the following coding sequences:
- a CDS encoding MerR family transcriptional regulator: MLIGELSRRTGVNAHQLRYYEAQGLLEADRGANGYREYDENAVLRVKQIRHLLGAGLSSEDIAYLLPCAVGEAPELLGCPELLAAMRLRLRRLDEQMDRLAQSRDALAGYIDAADRMAGESYPPFDDPDHEPVPA; the protein is encoded by the coding sequence ATGCTGATCGGAGAACTGAGTCGCCGGACGGGCGTCAACGCCCATCAGTTGCGCTACTACGAGGCCCAGGGCCTGCTGGAGGCAGACCGCGGCGCGAACGGCTACCGCGAGTACGACGAGAACGCCGTGCTGCGGGTGAAGCAGATCCGGCACCTGCTCGGTGCCGGCCTGTCCTCTGAGGACATCGCGTATCTGCTGCCCTGCGCGGTCGGAGAGGCCCCGGAGCTGCTCGGGTGTCCCGAGTTGCTGGCCGCGATGCGATTACGGCTGCGGCGACTGGACGAGCAGATGGACCGGCTCGCTCAGTCCCGCGACGCTCTTGCCGGCTACATCGACGCGGCCGATCGCATGGCCGGCGAGAGCTATCCCCCCTTCGACGATCCCGACCATGAGCCCGTCCCCGCCTGA
- a CDS encoding nitroreductase/quinone reductase family protein, translating into MHFDKQIIDEFRANNGHVGGRFEGARPLLLTTTGARSGEPRTTPLAYLPDGAEGMLVVAFAGGAPDTRAWYDDLRADPRATVETGVLIFDVAAEVLDGAERDAAFARAVEDDPGWADRQAETMRTIPVVALRVTGPPRDSAPSGGAYLKLVHDGFRRELALIRKELSDSGRPGLGVQLRINCLTVCQGLHHHHTGEDTMMFPGLAERHPSLAPALERLAKEHERITVLLEELKQALSGEDPLKVRAEVERLVDELEAHLTYEEEQLIPILDLA; encoded by the coding sequence ATGCATTTCGACAAGCAGATCATCGACGAGTTCCGCGCCAACAACGGCCACGTCGGTGGCCGTTTCGAGGGAGCGAGACCGCTCCTGCTCACGACTACGGGCGCCCGCTCGGGCGAGCCGCGCACGACCCCGCTCGCCTACCTGCCCGACGGCGCCGAGGGCATGCTGGTCGTCGCCTTCGCCGGGGGAGCACCGGACACCCGGGCCTGGTATGACGACCTGAGGGCCGACCCCCGCGCCACCGTGGAGACCGGCGTCCTCATCTTCGACGTCGCGGCGGAGGTCCTGGATGGCGCCGAGCGTGACGCGGCGTTCGCCCGCGCGGTGGAAGACGACCCCGGCTGGGCCGACCGTCAGGCCGAGACGATGCGCACCATCCCGGTCGTCGCACTTCGCGTGACCGGTCCGCCCCGGGACAGCGCGCCGTCGGGCGGTGCGTACCTCAAGCTGGTGCACGACGGCTTCCGCCGCGAACTCGCGCTGATCCGCAAGGAGCTGTCCGATTCAGGACGGCCAGGCCTGGGCGTGCAGCTGAGGATCAACTGCCTGACCGTCTGCCAGGGGCTGCACCATCACCACACGGGCGAGGACACCATGATGTTCCCCGGCCTGGCCGAACGGCATCCCTCACTCGCTCCGGCCTTGGAACGGCTGGCCAAGGAACACGAGCGCATCACCGTACTCCTGGAAGAGCTGAAACAGGCCCTTTCCGGTGAGGATCCGCTGAAGGTACGGGCCGAGGTCGAGCGGCTCGTCGACGAGCTCGAAGCGCATCTGACGTATGAGGAGGAGCAACTGATTCCGATTCTCGACCTCGCCTGA
- a CDS encoding RNA polymerase sigma factor, protein MTANMTAPDLTDPAEGISDAALLELSRRRPERFGDIYDRYVSEIHAYLGRRLGREAADDLTAEVFLAAFRKRETFDPERGEVRPWLYGFATNLISLYRRTETRRLAALRRSATTHDGAEHGHEEGVVTRIDAASAQGRLAAELHALPDGDRDVLMLSALGELSHAEVAKALDIPYGTVGSRLSRVRKKLRAALGGVNPLLGGSDG, encoded by the coding sequence GTGACTGCCAATATGACGGCTCCGGATCTCACCGATCCAGCAGAGGGGATCAGCGATGCGGCTCTGCTGGAGCTGTCGCGCCGAAGACCCGAGCGGTTCGGGGACATCTATGACCGGTATGTGAGCGAGATCCATGCGTACCTGGGACGGCGGCTCGGCCGGGAGGCCGCCGACGATCTCACCGCGGAGGTTTTCCTCGCCGCGTTCAGGAAGCGCGAGACATTCGATCCCGAGCGCGGCGAGGTCCGTCCCTGGCTGTACGGCTTCGCCACCAACCTGATCTCGCTGTACCGGCGTACCGAGACCAGGCGGCTGGCCGCTCTGCGGCGCAGCGCCACCACGCACGACGGCGCGGAGCACGGCCACGAGGAAGGCGTGGTCACCCGCATCGACGCCGCGAGCGCACAGGGGCGGCTCGCGGCCGAACTGCACGCCCTGCCCGACGGCGACAGGGACGTGCTGATGCTGAGCGCGCTGGGCGAGCTGAGTCATGCGGAGGTGGCCAAGGCGCTGGACATCCCGTACGGCACCGTCGGATCCCGCCTGTCGCGGGTGCGCAAGAAGCTTCGTGCTGCCCTGGGCGGCGTCAACCCCTTGCTTGGAGGCTCTGATGGATGA
- a CDS encoding DUF4287 domain-containing protein, whose protein sequence is MSFQAYLDNIEDKTGLTPREFIALAKERGFDDPSTKAGAIVDWLKQDHGLGRGHAMALVHVIKNGPKIDAKHVGGSGSHRDESDTLWLDGKNNRP, encoded by the coding sequence ATGTCGTTCCAGGCGTACTTGGACAACATCGAGGACAAGACCGGCCTCACCCCGCGTGAGTTCATCGCGCTGGCGAAGGAACGCGGGTTCGACGACCCGTCCACGAAAGCGGGTGCGATCGTTGACTGGCTGAAGCAGGACCACGGCCTCGGGCGCGGGCACGCGATGGCGCTGGTGCATGTGATCAAGAACGGGCCGAAGATCGATGCCAAGCACGTCGGTGGCTCCGGTTCCCACCGCGACGAGTCCGACACGCTCTGGCTGGACGGAAAGAACAACCGGCCCTGA
- a CDS encoding epoxide hydrolase family protein, with translation MTQNASVVPFHIDIPEAELDALRDRLVQTRWPGELPGDDWSRGTPVAHARELVEHWLTGFDWRAQERRLNELPQFTTVIDGQTIHFAHIRSDDPGALPLLLLHGWPGSFVEFLDVIEPLTKEFHLVIPSLPGFAFSTPLAEPGWTATRMAGAFVELMAVLGYERYGVQGGDTGAFVAPEMGHLAPERVVGIHLNGILSFPAGDEEEDARLSETERQRSAELEEATAGYVAVQSRSPQTLAFGLTDSPAGQLAWIAEIFHRWAGAPVDRDRFLTNVSIYWLTGTAGSSAQIYYEQMNDPMAWVPKPRGTVPTGVLLAGSHEYGIRPYAERDHTIVHWSQKDDGGHFFAMEEPEAFAMDVRRFFENLT, from the coding sequence ATGACACAGAACGCATCCGTCGTCCCCTTCCACATCGACATCCCGGAGGCCGAACTCGACGCCCTGCGGGACCGTCTGGTCCAGACGCGCTGGCCCGGGGAACTGCCCGGCGACGACTGGAGCCGGGGCACTCCGGTGGCCCACGCCAGGGAACTGGTCGAGCACTGGCTCACGGGCTTCGACTGGCGGGCGCAGGAGCGCCGGCTGAACGAGCTGCCGCAGTTCACCACCGTCATCGACGGGCAGACCATCCACTTCGCCCACATCCGCTCGGACGATCCCGGCGCGCTGCCACTGCTGCTCCTGCACGGCTGGCCCGGCTCGTTCGTCGAGTTCCTCGACGTGATCGAGCCGTTGACCAAGGAGTTCCACCTGGTGATCCCGTCGCTCCCCGGGTTCGCGTTCTCGACCCCGCTGGCCGAACCCGGCTGGACGGCCACCCGCATGGCCGGGGCGTTCGTCGAGCTCATGGCGGTGCTCGGCTACGAGAGATACGGGGTTCAGGGCGGCGACACCGGAGCGTTCGTCGCCCCGGAGATGGGCCACCTCGCTCCCGAGCGCGTCGTCGGCATCCACCTCAACGGCATCCTGTCCTTCCCGGCGGGGGACGAGGAAGAGGACGCGCGGCTGTCCGAGACGGAGCGTCAGCGCTCGGCGGAGCTGGAGGAGGCCACCGCCGGCTACGTCGCCGTCCAGTCGCGATCGCCGCAGACGCTCGCGTTCGGCCTGACCGACTCCCCTGCCGGGCAGTTGGCCTGGATCGCCGAGATCTTCCACCGGTGGGCCGGCGCCCCCGTCGACCGGGACCGGTTCCTGACCAACGTCAGCATCTACTGGCTGACGGGCACCGCGGGCTCCTCGGCCCAGATCTACTACGAGCAGATGAACGACCCGATGGCGTGGGTGCCCAAGCCACGCGGCACCGTGCCCACGGGCGTGCTGCTCGCCGGGTCACACGAGTACGGCATCCGGCCCTACGCGGAACGCGACCACACCATCGTGCACTGGTCGCAGAAGGACGACGGCGGGCATTTCTTCGCCATGGAAGAGCCCGAGGCGTTCGCCATGGACGTGCGGCGGTTCTTCGAGAACCTCACGTGA
- a CDS encoding NAD(P)-dependent oxidoreductase produces the protein MTNKTDTPVTVIGLGLMGQALAGAFLKAGHPTTVWNRTTSKADRLVAEGARPAPTVGDALRAGSLTIICVTDYQAVHELLGASDIELDGTTLVNLTSGDSAQAREAARWAERRGARYLDGAVMAVPPAIGTAEAVILHSGPRPDFEAHRSTLDALGTVTYLGADHGLASLYDVAGLAMMWSVLNAWLQGTALLRTAGVDAATYAPFARQIAAGVAEWLPGYAEQIDSGSFPAEVSALETDARAMAHLINESEAVGVNAELPRLIKAMADRSIAAGHGGEQYPVLIEEFGKPRND, from the coding sequence ATGACCAACAAAACCGATACACCCGTGACGGTCATCGGACTCGGACTGATGGGCCAGGCACTCGCCGGCGCGTTCCTGAAAGCCGGGCATCCCACAACCGTGTGGAACCGCACCACCTCCAAGGCCGACCGGCTGGTGGCCGAGGGTGCACGACCGGCGCCAACGGTCGGCGACGCGCTCAGGGCGGGTTCCCTGACGATCATCTGCGTCACCGACTACCAGGCCGTGCACGAGCTGCTCGGCGCGAGCGATATCGAGCTGGACGGCACGACGCTGGTCAATCTGACCTCGGGTGACTCGGCCCAGGCCCGGGAAGCCGCCCGGTGGGCCGAGCGGCGCGGCGCCCGTTACCTGGACGGCGCCGTCATGGCCGTCCCGCCGGCGATCGGGACCGCCGAGGCGGTGATTCTGCACAGCGGGCCGCGGCCGGACTTCGAGGCGCACCGGTCAACGCTCGACGCGCTCGGCACCGTCACCTACCTTGGCGCGGACCATGGGCTGGCGTCCCTGTACGACGTGGCCGGCCTGGCCATGATGTGGAGCGTTCTGAACGCCTGGCTGCAGGGCACCGCCCTGCTCAGGACCGCCGGTGTCGACGCCGCCACGTACGCGCCGTTCGCGCGGCAGATCGCCGCCGGGGTGGCCGAGTGGCTGCCCGGCTATGCCGAGCAGATCGACAGCGGCTCCTTTCCGGCCGAGGTGTCGGCCCTGGAGACCGACGCGCGGGCGATGGCACACCTGATCAACGAGAGCGAGGCGGTGGGCGTCAACGCCGAACTACCGAGGTTGATCAAGGCGATGGCCGACCGCTCGATCGCCGCCGGACACGGTGGGGAGCAGTATCCCGTGCTGATCGAAGAGTTCGGCAAACCTCGCAACGACTGA
- a CDS encoding serine hydrolase domain-containing protein: MLSRRRLLQAGTAMVPAVVLGAPPARASGAPAVEVSGVVPAALAGFDRVLKTYITERDISCAQLAIAKNGKLVLARGYRYSSDGRTVPAVSPTSLFRVASLSKHITATAVMRLVQDGKLTLGASVASLLGLSTAADPRLADVTVLRLLQHTGGWDLALSQDYLYLDHVIAGKLGVPLPITQDHIIKYASGRPLDFAPGSRYAYSNYGYMLLGRIVEKVSGQSYESYVKQKLLAPVGITRLRLGRTLRAEAAPGEVFYESRFTGKTVTNPTNAVVPTPYGGFSMTNRAPGGGWLASAADLVRFARIFDAAGPVLNATSIGRMFAKPEIGVTASGSWYGAGWWVRQVTGHLNTWHDGSLPGTYTYLARLQNGFTYAALFNRREESGSLDFDVLSPRINAEIGKVTAWPTTDLGPRYF; the protein is encoded by the coding sequence ATGCTCAGCAGGCGAAGGCTTCTCCAGGCGGGTACCGCGATGGTCCCCGCGGTCGTGCTGGGCGCGCCGCCCGCGCGGGCGAGCGGAGCCCCGGCGGTGGAGGTGTCCGGGGTCGTGCCCGCCGCGCTCGCCGGGTTCGACCGGGTCCTGAAGACCTACATCACCGAGCGCGACATCTCCTGCGCCCAGCTCGCCATCGCCAAGAACGGCAAGCTCGTCCTGGCGCGTGGTTACCGGTACTCCAGTGACGGCCGGACCGTCCCCGCGGTGTCGCCCACCTCGCTTTTCCGGGTCGCGAGCCTGAGCAAGCACATCACCGCCACCGCCGTCATGCGCCTGGTCCAGGACGGCAAGCTCACCCTGGGCGCCTCGGTGGCGAGCCTGCTCGGCCTGTCCACCGCCGCGGATCCCCGGCTGGCCGATGTCACGGTGTTGCGGCTGCTGCAGCACACCGGAGGCTGGGACCTCGCCCTCTCGCAGGACTACCTGTATCTGGACCACGTGATCGCGGGCAAGCTCGGCGTACCGCTGCCGATCACCCAGGACCACATCATCAAGTACGCGAGCGGCCGGCCGCTCGACTTCGCCCCCGGCAGCCGGTACGCCTACAGCAACTACGGCTACATGCTGCTCGGCCGGATCGTCGAGAAGGTCTCCGGCCAGAGCTACGAGTCCTATGTGAAGCAGAAGCTGCTGGCGCCCGTCGGCATCACCCGGCTGCGGCTCGGCCGTACGCTCCGCGCGGAGGCCGCGCCCGGCGAGGTGTTCTACGAGTCGCGCTTCACCGGTAAGACCGTCACGAACCCCACGAACGCCGTGGTGCCCACCCCGTACGGCGGCTTCAGCATGACCAACCGCGCCCCCGGCGGTGGCTGGCTGGCCTCCGCGGCGGACCTGGTCAGGTTCGCGAGGATCTTCGACGCGGCCGGTCCGGTGCTCAACGCGACCTCCATCGGCAGGATGTTCGCCAAGCCGGAGATCGGCGTCACCGCGAGCGGTTCGTGGTACGGCGCGGGCTGGTGGGTGCGCCAGGTGACCGGGCACCTCAACACCTGGCACGACGGCTCACTGCCCGGCACCTACACCTATCTGGCCCGGCTGCAGAACGGCTTCACCTACGCCGCGCTGTTCAACCGCCGGGAGGAGAGCGGCAGCCTCGACTTCGACGTGCTGAGCCCGCGGATCAACGCCGAGATCGGCAAGGTCACCGCCTGGCCCACCACCGACCTCGGTCCCCGTTACTTCTGA
- a CDS encoding CU044_5270 family protein: MDDYRAVRELLPAPPLSSEVERAGRERLNAAFARERVRRGRRTARWSALGLGLAGAAVAATIVIAPTTPPTAPATSGIVAQADGKRFLLIAAASVASMPDEGAWWGSTEVRGSQFHEPGGRYVLRESESIETWIPANPEGLTWYRQTPQGTGPATPQDEAAWRADGSPTSWTYDKPSEKGHVGVVQAEPDEQRTWSTEDWDFRILTAGKPLTKTSEVPDTPEGLKALIDADDGTTIDTAARLLFFAPVTSETRAAAYRLLASMPEVAAVGQVTDALGRAGQAIEYKSGEFTPPNYTGATRTRLVIDPASGRPLSIETRSVADGLLLTYTAIQDSRWADDNPLKEKK, encoded by the coding sequence ATGGATGACTATCGGGCGGTGCGCGAGCTGCTGCCCGCGCCACCGCTGTCGTCCGAGGTCGAGCGGGCCGGGCGCGAGCGGCTGAACGCCGCGTTCGCCCGGGAACGGGTACGGCGGGGTCGCAGGACCGCCAGGTGGAGCGCGCTGGGGCTCGGCCTTGCGGGGGCCGCCGTCGCGGCGACCATCGTGATCGCGCCGACGACGCCCCCGACGGCGCCGGCGACCTCCGGCATCGTCGCCCAGGCGGACGGCAAGCGGTTCCTGCTGATCGCGGCGGCCTCGGTGGCTTCCATGCCCGACGAGGGCGCGTGGTGGGGCAGCACGGAGGTTCGCGGCTCGCAGTTCCACGAGCCCGGCGGCCGATACGTCCTGCGCGAGAGCGAGTCGATCGAGACCTGGATCCCCGCGAATCCCGAAGGACTCACCTGGTACCGCCAGACCCCTCAGGGAACCGGGCCCGCGACGCCCCAGGACGAGGCGGCCTGGCGCGCCGACGGCTCGCCGACGTCATGGACGTATGACAAGCCATCGGAAAAGGGACACGTCGGTGTCGTACAGGCGGAGCCTGACGAGCAGCGGACCTGGTCGACCGAGGACTGGGACTTCCGCATCCTCACGGCGGGCAAGCCGCTGACCAAGACGAGCGAGGTACCCGACACCCCCGAGGGGCTCAAGGCGCTCATCGACGCCGACGACGGCACGACCATCGACACCGCGGCGCGGCTGCTGTTCTTCGCGCCGGTGACGAGCGAGACCAGGGCCGCCGCGTACCGGTTGCTCGCCTCGATGCCCGAGGTCGCCGCCGTCGGGCAGGTGACCGACGCGCTGGGCCGTGCCGGGCAGGCGATCGAGTACAAGTCCGGGGAGTTCACCCCGCCGAACTACACGGGGGCGACCAGGACCCGGCTGGTGATCGACCCCGCCTCCGGCAGACCGCTTTCCATCGAGACCCGTTCCGTCGCGGACGGCCTGCTCCTGACGTACACCGCGATCCAGGACAGCCGCTGGGCGGACGACAACCCGCTGAAGGAGAAGAAATGA
- a CDS encoding carboxymuconolactone decarboxylase family protein, with the protein MIGFDAAAREGLDPALVELVQIRSSQLNKCAYCLHMHTTDARKAGESEERLHMVAVWRDASRFFTDKEQAALALTEAVTLISRDGVPDEVYRRAARHFDEQELARLLALIFTINTWNRIAISTAKVPGTDERA; encoded by the coding sequence TTGATCGGCTTCGACGCCGCCGCCCGTGAGGGCCTGGACCCGGCCCTGGTGGAGCTGGTGCAGATCCGCTCCTCGCAGCTCAACAAGTGCGCCTACTGCCTGCACATGCACACCACCGACGCCCGCAAGGCGGGCGAGAGCGAGGAGCGGCTGCACATGGTCGCCGTCTGGCGGGACGCCTCGCGTTTCTTCACCGACAAGGAGCAGGCGGCACTGGCTTTGACCGAGGCCGTGACCCTCATCTCCCGGGACGGCGTGCCGGACGAGGTCTACCGGCGGGCGGCCCGGCACTTCGACGAGCAGGAACTGGCCCGTCTGCTGGCCCTGATCTTCACCATCAACACCTGGAACCGGATCGCCATCAGCACCGCCAAGGTGCCCGGCACCGACGAGCGGGCCTGA
- a CDS encoding MarR family winged helix-turn-helix transcriptional regulator: MDEESGPLHATLGHLLRRVFTGITAEAVQEGAQSRDFVVLDMLADEDAPSQQDLAHRLGINRTIMVKLLDRLQRIGYVTRTRNPANRRTYVLSVTDEGRAALKDMRQAAADRDARLTAPLTPPERHRLNELLGRLVAHDERSTIPSTEHLIAQAHYRLRRLGDHRLEDYGLRTRHFGLLPALERLGPCPQQRLARYLHLTEPATASLIEELVQAGIVVRGQDPHDRRRYALELTDLGRARIPAVRDAMRGVEHDIEEILGPDGTRDLRTLLTALLP, translated from the coding sequence GTGGACGAGGAATCCGGGCCGTTGCACGCGACCCTCGGTCACCTGCTGCGCAGGGTCTTCACCGGCATCACGGCCGAGGCCGTGCAAGAGGGGGCGCAGTCCCGTGACTTCGTGGTGCTCGACATGCTGGCCGACGAGGACGCGCCCTCACAGCAGGACCTCGCGCACCGCCTCGGGATCAACCGGACGATCATGGTCAAGCTGCTCGACCGGCTCCAGCGGATCGGCTACGTCACCCGGACCCGCAACCCGGCCAACCGCCGCACCTACGTCCTGTCGGTGACCGACGAGGGCCGCGCCGCCCTGAAGGACATGCGCCAGGCCGCCGCCGACCGCGACGCCCGGCTCACCGCCCCGCTGACCCCTCCGGAACGGCATCGCCTCAACGAGCTGCTCGGCAGGCTGGTCGCCCACGACGAGCGATCCACCATCCCGAGCACCGAACACCTCATCGCCCAGGCTCACTACCGCCTGCGCCGGCTCGGTGACCACCGGCTGGAGGACTACGGCCTGCGCACCCGGCACTTCGGCCTGCTGCCCGCCCTGGAGCGGCTCGGTCCCTGCCCCCAGCAGCGACTCGCCCGGTACCTGCACCTCACCGAACCGGCCACCGCGTCGCTGATCGAGGAACTTGTCCAGGCCGGGATCGTGGTCCGCGGCCAGGACCCGCACGACCGGCGCCGCTACGCCCTGGAACTCACCGACCTCGGGCGCGCCCGCATCCCCGCGGTCCGCGACGCGATGCGCGGCGTCGAGCACGACATCGAGGAGATCCTCGGCCCCGACGGCACCCGGGACCTCCGCACCCTGCTCACCGCGCTCCTGCCGTAG
- a CDS encoding helix-turn-helix transcriptional regulator has protein sequence MLETSARLLRLLALLQIHRDWSGPELAERLDVSPRTVRRDVDKLRALGYPINAIGGVGGGYQLGAGASLPPLLLDDEEAVAVAVGLRTAAGGAITDIAETSVRALAKLEQVLPSRLRYQVETLGSAMVIMPMPGSTVDPSTLIAIASAVRDHERLRFDYVSYDGSASVRDVEPYQLVQNGRRWYLFAWDPGASDWRRFRADRLSLRVPSGPRFGPRPLPAEDLVDHFAMGTTASGHRYRAVLTMYGSAAEVAEEVPPTLGVVEPVDDHTCTLRIGSDSLDHLAVWVAAFGFEFDVREPPELVEHLRTLTARLQRAAWPQRGTS, from the coding sequence GTGTTGGAAACCTCGGCCCGGCTGCTCCGGCTGCTCGCACTGCTCCAGATCCACCGCGACTGGTCGGGGCCGGAACTGGCCGAACGTCTCGACGTGAGTCCCCGGACCGTCCGCCGCGATGTCGACAAACTGCGGGCCCTGGGGTATCCGATCAACGCGATCGGCGGCGTCGGCGGCGGCTACCAGCTGGGCGCCGGCGCCTCACTGCCCCCCTTGCTGCTCGACGACGAGGAGGCGGTCGCGGTGGCGGTCGGGTTGCGCACGGCGGCAGGCGGCGCGATCACGGACATCGCCGAGACCTCGGTGCGGGCTCTGGCCAAGCTGGAGCAGGTGCTGCCCTCACGGCTGCGCTACCAGGTCGAAACGCTCGGCTCGGCCATGGTGATCATGCCGATGCCCGGTTCGACGGTCGATCCGTCGACGCTGATCGCGATCGCCTCGGCGGTGCGCGACCACGAACGACTGCGCTTCGACTACGTCTCGTATGACGGCTCCGCGAGCGTACGGGACGTGGAGCCGTACCAGCTGGTCCAGAACGGACGGCGCTGGTACCTCTTCGCCTGGGACCCCGGCGCGTCGGACTGGCGGAGGTTCCGGGCCGACAGGTTGTCGTTGCGCGTCCCCAGCGGCCCCCGGTTCGGCCCGAGGCCACTGCCCGCCGAGGACCTGGTCGACCACTTCGCCATGGGGACGACCGCGAGCGGCCACCGCTACCGGGCGGTGCTCACCATGTACGGCTCGGCCGCGGAGGTGGCCGAGGAGGTGCCGCCCACGCTCGGCGTGGTGGAACCCGTCGACGACCACACCTGCACCCTGCGCATCGGTTCGGACAGCCTCGACCATCTCGCGGTGTGGGTGGCCGCGTTCGGCTTCGAGTTCGACGTCCGCGAGCCGCCCGAACTGGTGGAGCACCTTCGCACACTGACCGCCCGCCTGCAGCGGGCCGCCTGGCCGCAGAGAGGAACATCCTGA
- a CDS encoding aminotransferase-like domain-containing protein → MPVKAPEGPSDPEHNLRQGQPDAASFPRAAWLASARRALNTAPNEAFGPGDPRGRPELRRALADYLARVRGVRTDPGHIVVCSGFAHALRLLFGGRVLRGPLAVESYGLAFHRSILAAASVRTHPLTVDEHGARTAELPAARGVRTVLLTPAHQFPSGGPLRPERRASVIDWARTGNGLILEDDYDGEFRYDRQPVGAVQGLDPDRVLYIGSVSKSLSPAVRLGWMVLPGHLVDEVLRAKGEREAWAGVLDQLTLADLIDTGSYDRHIRRMRQRYRRRRDQLVTTLAERAPHIALTGIAAGLHAVLRLPGGDGADDRVAGRSGDRPAT, encoded by the coding sequence GTGCCGGTGAAGGCTCCGGAGGGCCCGTCCGATCCCGAGCACAACCTGCGCCAGGGCCAGCCGGACGCCGCGTCCTTTCCCCGCGCCGCCTGGCTCGCCTCCGCCCGCCGCGCGCTGAACACCGCTCCGAACGAGGCGTTCGGGCCCGGCGATCCACGGGGCCGGCCCGAACTGCGCCGCGCCCTGGCCGACTATCTGGCGCGGGTGCGCGGGGTGCGCACCGACCCCGGCCACATCGTCGTCTGCTCGGGCTTCGCTCACGCCCTGCGGCTGCTGTTCGGCGGCAGGGTGTTGCGCGGCCCGTTGGCCGTGGAGTCCTACGGCCTGGCCTTCCACCGGTCCATCCTCGCCGCGGCCTCGGTCCGCACGCACCCGTTGACCGTCGACGAACACGGTGCCCGCACGGCGGAACTGCCCGCGGCCAGGGGCGTCCGTACCGTGCTGCTCACCCCCGCGCACCAGTTCCCGAGCGGCGGGCCGCTGCGCCCGGAACGGCGCGCGTCCGTCATCGACTGGGCCCGCACCGGCAACGGCCTGATCCTTGAGGACGACTACGACGGGGAGTTCCGTTACGACCGCCAGCCGGTGGGCGCGGTGCAGGGACTGGACCCCGACCGCGTCCTCTACATCGGCTCGGTCAGCAAGAGCCTGTCACCCGCCGTGCGCCTGGGCTGGATGGTCCTGCCCGGCCACCTCGTGGACGAGGTCCTGAGAGCCAAGGGCGAACGGGAGGCCTGGGCAGGCGTGCTGGACCAGCTCACCCTCGCCGACCTCATCGACACCGGCTCCTACGACCGCCACATCCGCCGGATGCGGCAACGTTACCGCCGGCGCCGCGACCAGCTCGTCACCACGCTCGCCGAACGCGCCCCGCACATCGCTCTCACCGGCATCGCGGCCGGTCTGCACGCGGTCCTGCGCCTTCCCGGCGGCGACGGGGCCGACGATCGTGTGGCGGGGCGATCAGGAGATCGCCCCGCCACATGA
- a CDS encoding DUF1062 domain-containing protein, translating to MLPWAVRRTRLPLLALQCVVCPSGHATVGDGRFRVNANGKLLDVWLLVNCVSCDRTGKLTVHDRVPVRSLPAGLLAGYSANSPSLVVDTLLDPLIARRNRFALAWDGCWELHAPPVPEDPWPLQITVTFDDPVPVRPERLIAHGLGISRKEITHRVKIDIPLNRRTKQDFSFVLVWSVQ from the coding sequence GTGCTGCCCTGGGCCGTACGGCGCACCCGCCTGCCCCTGCTCGCCCTCCAGTGCGTGGTCTGCCCTTCCGGCCACGCCACCGTCGGCGACGGCAGGTTCCGCGTCAACGCCAACGGCAAACTTCTCGATGTCTGGCTCCTGGTCAACTGCGTTTCCTGTGACCGGACCGGCAAGCTCACCGTCCACGATCGCGTCCCGGTCCGCTCGCTGCCCGCCGGCCTTCTGGCCGGGTACTCGGCCAACTCTCCTTCCCTCGTCGTGGACACCCTTCTCGACCCGTTGATCGCCCGGCGCAACCGGTTCGCGCTCGCCTGGGACGGGTGCTGGGAACTCCACGCACCTCCCGTTCCCGAGGATCCGTGGCCCCTTCAGATCACGGTCACCTTCGACGATCCCGTGCCGGTCCGTCCCGAACGGCTCATCGCTCATGGACTGGGCATCAGTCGTAAGGAGATCACTCACAGAGTGAAGATCGATATCCCGCTGAACCGCAGGACGAAACAGGATTTCTCATTCGTCCTGGTGTGGTCGGTGCAGTAG